A window from Culex pipiens pallens isolate TS chromosome 3, TS_CPP_V2, whole genome shotgun sequence encodes these proteins:
- the LOC120413804 gene encoding nuclear receptor subfamily 2 group E member 1, whose product MAATMLCRVCGDRSSGKHYGSVCCDGCSCFFKRSIRKRALYTCISGQGGCSVDKARRNWCPYCRLQKCFLVGMNAAAVQDERGPRKNRNQRLQNAGGGRMFLRKPIGVKLVATGVRAKDNLPSQILAQVLVACIRQARVNENFAHFGREQQNQILRHVWAECFILRVANWSIDITSIVERCADEQLRAIVRWTKALQVDLIEISLLETMILCRKEFALSAKESQQLESTSETALIALGHYSVQQMSSTAATGGGGPAGFFYQQQPPAPPPLPPSAGPGADTRAEAQGSIVESSSLSSFLPLCCYRFGRLLLGLRGLSMHCYQASVRAMFREVTGDTGIMEHFIAKL is encoded by the exons ATGGCCGCGACCATGTTGTGTCGAGTTTGTGGTGACCGCAGTTCCGGCAAGCACTACGGATCGGTTTGCTGCGACGGATGTTCTTGTTTCTTCAAGCGGAGCATCCGAAAGAGAGCACTGTACACGTGCATCT CCGGCCAGGGTGGCTGCTCGGTGGACAAGGCCCGCCGGAACTGGTGCCCGTACTGTCGGCTGCAAAAGTGCTTCCTGGTGGGGATGAATGCGGCCGCGGTGCAGGATGAACGGGGCCCGCGCAAGAACCGGAACCAACGGTTACAAAACGCCGGAGGAGGAAGGATGTTTTTGCGAAAGCCGATAGGGGTTAAGCTAGTGGCGACGGGAGTGAGAGCGAAAG ACAATCTCCCGTCGCAGATCCTGGCCCAGGTGCTGGTGGCTTGCATCCGGCAGGCCCGGGTCAACGAGAACTTTGCCCATTTTGGTCGCGAGCAGCAGAACCAAATTCTGCGCCACGTTTGGGCCGAGTGCTTCATCCTGCGGGTCGCCAACTGGTCCATCGACATCACGTCCATCGTCGAAAG ATGTGCCGACGAGCAGCTGCGAGCCATCGTTCGGTGGACAAAAGCCCTTCAGGTGGACCTGATTGAAATTTCCCTGCTCGAAACGATGATCCTGTGCAGGAAAG AGTTCGCCCTGAGCGCCAAGGAAAGCCAACAACTGGAGAGCACCTCCGAAACGGCCCTGATTGCCCTGGGCCACTACAGCGTGCAACAGATGAGCTCAACCGCTGCTACTGGTGGGGGTGGTCCGGCAGGCTTCTTCTATCAACAGCAACCTCCagctcctcctcctcttcctcccTCGGCTGGACCCGGGGCGGACACCAGGGCCGAGGCCCAGGGGTCAATTGTcgagtcgtcgtcgttgtcgtcgtttTTGCCGCTCTGCTGCTACCGGTTCGGTCGACTCCTGCTCGGGTTAAGAGGTTTATCGATGCACTGCTATCAGGCCTCGGTACGTGCCATGTTCCGAGAGGTCACCGGAGACACCGGCATCATGGAGCACTTTATCGCCAAGCTGTAG